Proteins encoded together in one Apis cerana isolate GH-2021 linkage group LG4, AcerK_1.0, whole genome shotgun sequence window:
- the LOC107994634 gene encoding xaa-Pro aminopeptidase 1 isoform X4 has product MKEPMQWILVYFWTLGLTKAYHFQNEIVEPLLNYNGAKRSHCPAIAHKQPANRQDTSLRLRQLRSEMTRVASIQGPPLDGYIVTSDDAHQSDSLDPRDMRREFITGFYGSAGEAVITLNKAVFWTDGRYYIQADHQLDCNWILMKRGREDVPSITEWLIHEFHNQALVRIGADPTLVSAIDWEIWEDELANSSIRLVPVRNNLVDLIWQVNRPNYNPHPAYPLPDKYSGRAWQDKIQSIRIEMEVSKANALVLTALDEIAWLFNVRGYDLPHTPVLRAYAIITGESIHLYTPRHKILRSVEEHLKMDFCSHANCVKWHNYTSIWYDLRTMSQAWNSVWLPTRCGYSPGASMEIFNSIPPEKRLPKPSPVLSLRAQKNEIEAEGMRRSHLRDAVAMCDFLAYMEWQYELNSDGWDEMQVARLANEFRYEQEKNKGISFPTIAGYGPHAAIPHYEPNNLTNIKIGRTSTLVVDSGGQYLDGTTDVTRTLHFGTPTEEQKKAYTRVLIGAIQLSSLIFPSNLKSNQLDIVAREPLWNIGYDYLHGTGHGIGHFLSVHESPIGISYAHVTTSDKVCGPIELKPGFFLSNEPGYYKQGDFGIRLENVLETVVAGKVKRLRNILKIQRYNVSSI; this is encoded by the exons gcTTGACAAAGGCGTATCATTTTCAAAACGAAATCGTCGAGCCACTTTTGAATTATAACGGAGCAAAAAGATCCCATTGTCCAGCAATTGCACATAAACAACCAGCTAATAGACAAGATACATCATTAAGATTGAGACAATTAAGATCGGAAATGACTCGGGTCGCTTCCATTCAAGGACCACCTCTTGATGGATATATAGTTACTTCCGATGACGCACATCAg AGTGATTCTCTAGATCCTCGTGATATGAGAAGAGAATTCATCACTGGGTTTTACGGAAGTGCTGGAGAAGCTGTCATTACTTTGAACAAGGCTGTGTTTTGGACCGATGgaagatattatattcagGCGGATCATCAACTTGATTGCAATTGGATACTCATGAAACGTGGTAGAGAAGAT GTTCCTTCTATAACTGAATGGTTGATACATGAATTTCACAATCAAGCTCTTGTACGTATTGGCGCCGATCCAACACTCGTATCTGCCATTGATTGGGAAATTTGGGAAGATGAATtag CAAATTCGTCCATAAGATTGGTTCCTGTCCGTAACAACCTGGTGGACTTGATCTGGCAGGTCAATCGACCGAATTACAATCCACATCCGGCGTATCCATTACCGGACAAATATTCCGGAAGAGCATGGCAGGACAAGATTCAgtcgattcgaatcgaaatggAGGTATCTAAGGCCAACGCTTTGGTCCTCACGGCACTCGATGAGATAGCCTGGCTGTTCAATGTTCGCGGATACGATTTGCCACACACTCCTGTTCTCAGAGCGTATGCCATAATTACTGGTGAATCGATACATCTGTACACACCGCGACACAAAATTTTACGATCGGTGGAGGAGCACTTGAAAATGGATTTTTGCTCGCATGCAAATTGCGTGAA ATGGCATAATTACACTTCTATTTGGTACGATTTACGGACAATGTCTCAAGCTTGGAATTCAGTATGGTTGCCAACGAGATGTGGTTACAGTCCAGGTGCTTCTATGGAGATATTCAATTcc ATTCCTCCGGAGAAACGGTTACCAAAACCATCGCCGGTGTTAAGCTTGCGAGCTCAAAAGAATGAAATCGAGGCGGAAGGAATGAGAAGATCCCATTTAAGGGATGCTGTAGCAATGTGCGATTTCCTCGCATACATGGAATGGCAATACGAGTTGAATTCAGATGGTTGGGATGAGATGCAGGTAGCCAGATTGGCGAACGAGTTTCGTTATGAACAGGAGAAGAATAAAGGTATCTCCTTCCCTACCATCGCTGGATACGGACCCCATGCTGCCATTCCCCATTACGAGCCAAACAAtttgacaaatattaaaattggaagaacGTCCACCTTGGTAGTGGATTCAGGAGGACAATATTTag ACGGAACCACCGATGTGACGAGGACGCTTCATTTTGGTACACCAAcagaagaacaaaaaaaagcgTATACAAGAGTGTTAATCGGCGCAATACAATTGTCctctttaatatttccaagCAATTTAAAATCCAATCAATTGGACATCGTAGCAAGAGAACCATTATGGAACATCGGTTACGACTATTTGCACGGAACTGGCCATGGGATCGGTCACTTTCTGTCTGTCCACGAAT CACCTATTGGTATATCATATGCACATGTTACAACATCAGATAAAGTTTGCGGACCTATTGAATTAAAACcaggattttttttatcgaatgaaCCTGGTTATTACAAACAAGGCGATTTTGGTATACGTTTGGAGAATGTGCTTGAAACAGTGGTGGCAGGCAAAGTCA aaaggctcagaaatattcttaaaattcagAGATATAACGTTAGTTCCATATGA
- the LOC107994634 gene encoding xaa-Pro aminopeptidase 1 isoform X2, giving the protein MKEPMQWILVYFWTLGLTKAYHFQNEIVEPLLNYNGAKRSHCPAIAHKQPANRQDTSLRLRQLRSEMTRVASIQGPPLDGYIVTSDDAHQSDSLDPRDMRREFITGFYGSAGEAVITLNKAVFWTDGRYYIQADHQLDCNWILMKRGREDVPSITEWLIHEFHNQALVRIGADPTLVSAIDWEIWEDELANSSIRLVPVRNNLVDLIWQVNRPNYNPHPAYPLPDKYSGRAWQDKIQSIRIEMEVSKANALVLTALDEIAWLFNVRGYDLPHTPVLRAYAIITGESIHLYTPRHKILRSVEEHLKMDFCSHANCVKWHNYTSIWYDLRTMSQAWNSVWLPTRCGYSPGASMEIFNSIPPEKRLPKPSPVLSLRAQKNEIEAEGMRRSHLRDAVAMCDFLAYMEWQYELNSDGWDEMQVARLANEFRYEQEKNKGISFPTIAGYGPHAAIPHYEPNNLTNIKIGRTSTLVVDSGGQYLDGTTDVTRTLHFGTPTEEQKKAYTRVLIGAIQLSSLIFPSNLKSNQLDIVAREPLWNIGYDYLHGTGHGIGHFLSVHESPIGISYAHVTTSDKVCGPIELKPGFFLSNEPGYYKQGDFGIRLENVLETVVAGKKGSEIFLKFRDITLVPYEPKLIDNNMLNPSHIRWLNNYNRRIRDEIGAELKKRLRMDAFDWMMKKTATIPEIRRIDEKLLFNYSHSTSSIFKKFHVLIYFISIYHILFNLPDVWS; this is encoded by the exons gcTTGACAAAGGCGTATCATTTTCAAAACGAAATCGTCGAGCCACTTTTGAATTATAACGGAGCAAAAAGATCCCATTGTCCAGCAATTGCACATAAACAACCAGCTAATAGACAAGATACATCATTAAGATTGAGACAATTAAGATCGGAAATGACTCGGGTCGCTTCCATTCAAGGACCACCTCTTGATGGATATATAGTTACTTCCGATGACGCACATCAg AGTGATTCTCTAGATCCTCGTGATATGAGAAGAGAATTCATCACTGGGTTTTACGGAAGTGCTGGAGAAGCTGTCATTACTTTGAACAAGGCTGTGTTTTGGACCGATGgaagatattatattcagGCGGATCATCAACTTGATTGCAATTGGATACTCATGAAACGTGGTAGAGAAGAT GTTCCTTCTATAACTGAATGGTTGATACATGAATTTCACAATCAAGCTCTTGTACGTATTGGCGCCGATCCAACACTCGTATCTGCCATTGATTGGGAAATTTGGGAAGATGAATtag CAAATTCGTCCATAAGATTGGTTCCTGTCCGTAACAACCTGGTGGACTTGATCTGGCAGGTCAATCGACCGAATTACAATCCACATCCGGCGTATCCATTACCGGACAAATATTCCGGAAGAGCATGGCAGGACAAGATTCAgtcgattcgaatcgaaatggAGGTATCTAAGGCCAACGCTTTGGTCCTCACGGCACTCGATGAGATAGCCTGGCTGTTCAATGTTCGCGGATACGATTTGCCACACACTCCTGTTCTCAGAGCGTATGCCATAATTACTGGTGAATCGATACATCTGTACACACCGCGACACAAAATTTTACGATCGGTGGAGGAGCACTTGAAAATGGATTTTTGCTCGCATGCAAATTGCGTGAA ATGGCATAATTACACTTCTATTTGGTACGATTTACGGACAATGTCTCAAGCTTGGAATTCAGTATGGTTGCCAACGAGATGTGGTTACAGTCCAGGTGCTTCTATGGAGATATTCAATTcc ATTCCTCCGGAGAAACGGTTACCAAAACCATCGCCGGTGTTAAGCTTGCGAGCTCAAAAGAATGAAATCGAGGCGGAAGGAATGAGAAGATCCCATTTAAGGGATGCTGTAGCAATGTGCGATTTCCTCGCATACATGGAATGGCAATACGAGTTGAATTCAGATGGTTGGGATGAGATGCAGGTAGCCAGATTGGCGAACGAGTTTCGTTATGAACAGGAGAAGAATAAAGGTATCTCCTTCCCTACCATCGCTGGATACGGACCCCATGCTGCCATTCCCCATTACGAGCCAAACAAtttgacaaatattaaaattggaagaacGTCCACCTTGGTAGTGGATTCAGGAGGACAATATTTag ACGGAACCACCGATGTGACGAGGACGCTTCATTTTGGTACACCAAcagaagaacaaaaaaaagcgTATACAAGAGTGTTAATCGGCGCAATACAATTGTCctctttaatatttccaagCAATTTAAAATCCAATCAATTGGACATCGTAGCAAGAGAACCATTATGGAACATCGGTTACGACTATTTGCACGGAACTGGCCATGGGATCGGTCACTTTCTGTCTGTCCACGAAT CACCTATTGGTATATCATATGCACATGTTACAACATCAGATAAAGTTTGCGGACCTATTGAATTAAAACcaggattttttttatcgaatgaaCCTGGTTATTACAAACAAGGCGATTTTGGTATACGTTTGGAGAATGTGCTTGAAACAGTGGTGGCAGGCAAA aaaggctcagaaatattcttaaaattcagAGATATAACGTTAGTTCCATATGAACcaaaattgatcgataataatatgttaaatccGTCTCAT atACGATGgctgaataattataatcgtcGAATTAGAGATGAAATAGGtgcagaattaaaaaaaagattaagaatGGATGCTTTCGATTGGATGATGAAAAAAACTGCAACCATTCCAGAAATAAGACGAATTGacgaaaaattacttttcaattattcacatTCGACATCatctatattcaaaaaattccacgtattaatttattttatttctatatatcacATCTTATTCA ATCTTCCAGATGTATGGAGTTAA
- the LOC107994634 gene encoding xaa-Pro aminopeptidase 1 isoform X1: MKEPMQWILVYFWTLGLTKAYHFQNEIVEPLLNYNGAKRSHCPAIAHKQPANRQDTSLRLRQLRSEMTRVASIQGPPLDGYIVTSDDAHQTMNLVYHGREGPLESDSLDPRDMRREFITGFYGSAGEAVITLNKAVFWTDGRYYIQADHQLDCNWILMKRGREDVPSITEWLIHEFHNQALVRIGADPTLVSAIDWEIWEDELANSSIRLVPVRNNLVDLIWQVNRPNYNPHPAYPLPDKYSGRAWQDKIQSIRIEMEVSKANALVLTALDEIAWLFNVRGYDLPHTPVLRAYAIITGESIHLYTPRHKILRSVEEHLKMDFCSHANCVKWHNYTSIWYDLRTMSQAWNSVWLPTRCGYSPGASMEIFNSIPPEKRLPKPSPVLSLRAQKNEIEAEGMRRSHLRDAVAMCDFLAYMEWQYELNSDGWDEMQVARLANEFRYEQEKNKGISFPTIAGYGPHAAIPHYEPNNLTNIKIGRTSTLVVDSGGQYLDGTTDVTRTLHFGTPTEEQKKAYTRVLIGAIQLSSLIFPSNLKSNQLDIVAREPLWNIGYDYLHGTGHGIGHFLSVHESPIGISYAHVTTSDKVCGPIELKPGFFLSNEPGYYKQGDFGIRLENVLETVVAGKKGSEIFLKFRDITLVPYEPKLIDNNMLNPSHIRWLNNYNRRIRDEIGAELKKRLRMDAFDWMMKKTATIPEIRRIDEKLLFNYSHSTSSIFKKFHVLIYFISIYHILFNLPDVWS, from the exons gcTTGACAAAGGCGTATCATTTTCAAAACGAAATCGTCGAGCCACTTTTGAATTATAACGGAGCAAAAAGATCCCATTGTCCAGCAATTGCACATAAACAACCAGCTAATAGACAAGATACATCATTAAGATTGAGACAATTAAGATCGGAAATGACTCGGGTCGCTTCCATTCAAGGACCACCTCTTGATGGATATATAGTTACTTCCGATGACGCACATCAg ACAATGAACTTGGTTTATCATGGCCGCGAGGGCCCTTTGGAG AGTGATTCTCTAGATCCTCGTGATATGAGAAGAGAATTCATCACTGGGTTTTACGGAAGTGCTGGAGAAGCTGTCATTACTTTGAACAAGGCTGTGTTTTGGACCGATGgaagatattatattcagGCGGATCATCAACTTGATTGCAATTGGATACTCATGAAACGTGGTAGAGAAGAT GTTCCTTCTATAACTGAATGGTTGATACATGAATTTCACAATCAAGCTCTTGTACGTATTGGCGCCGATCCAACACTCGTATCTGCCATTGATTGGGAAATTTGGGAAGATGAATtag CAAATTCGTCCATAAGATTGGTTCCTGTCCGTAACAACCTGGTGGACTTGATCTGGCAGGTCAATCGACCGAATTACAATCCACATCCGGCGTATCCATTACCGGACAAATATTCCGGAAGAGCATGGCAGGACAAGATTCAgtcgattcgaatcgaaatggAGGTATCTAAGGCCAACGCTTTGGTCCTCACGGCACTCGATGAGATAGCCTGGCTGTTCAATGTTCGCGGATACGATTTGCCACACACTCCTGTTCTCAGAGCGTATGCCATAATTACTGGTGAATCGATACATCTGTACACACCGCGACACAAAATTTTACGATCGGTGGAGGAGCACTTGAAAATGGATTTTTGCTCGCATGCAAATTGCGTGAA ATGGCATAATTACACTTCTATTTGGTACGATTTACGGACAATGTCTCAAGCTTGGAATTCAGTATGGTTGCCAACGAGATGTGGTTACAGTCCAGGTGCTTCTATGGAGATATTCAATTcc ATTCCTCCGGAGAAACGGTTACCAAAACCATCGCCGGTGTTAAGCTTGCGAGCTCAAAAGAATGAAATCGAGGCGGAAGGAATGAGAAGATCCCATTTAAGGGATGCTGTAGCAATGTGCGATTTCCTCGCATACATGGAATGGCAATACGAGTTGAATTCAGATGGTTGGGATGAGATGCAGGTAGCCAGATTGGCGAACGAGTTTCGTTATGAACAGGAGAAGAATAAAGGTATCTCCTTCCCTACCATCGCTGGATACGGACCCCATGCTGCCATTCCCCATTACGAGCCAAACAAtttgacaaatattaaaattggaagaacGTCCACCTTGGTAGTGGATTCAGGAGGACAATATTTag ACGGAACCACCGATGTGACGAGGACGCTTCATTTTGGTACACCAAcagaagaacaaaaaaaagcgTATACAAGAGTGTTAATCGGCGCAATACAATTGTCctctttaatatttccaagCAATTTAAAATCCAATCAATTGGACATCGTAGCAAGAGAACCATTATGGAACATCGGTTACGACTATTTGCACGGAACTGGCCATGGGATCGGTCACTTTCTGTCTGTCCACGAAT CACCTATTGGTATATCATATGCACATGTTACAACATCAGATAAAGTTTGCGGACCTATTGAATTAAAACcaggattttttttatcgaatgaaCCTGGTTATTACAAACAAGGCGATTTTGGTATACGTTTGGAGAATGTGCTTGAAACAGTGGTGGCAGGCAAA aaaggctcagaaatattcttaaaattcagAGATATAACGTTAGTTCCATATGAACcaaaattgatcgataataatatgttaaatccGTCTCAT atACGATGgctgaataattataatcgtcGAATTAGAGATGAAATAGGtgcagaattaaaaaaaagattaagaatGGATGCTTTCGATTGGATGATGAAAAAAACTGCAACCATTCCAGAAATAAGACGAATTGacgaaaaattacttttcaattattcacatTCGACATCatctatattcaaaaaattccacgtattaatttattttatttctatatatcacATCTTATTCA ATCTTCCAGATGTATGGAGTTAA
- the LOC107994634 gene encoding xaa-Pro aminopeptidase 1 isoform X3 yields the protein MKEPMQWILVYFWTLGLTKAYHFQNEIVEPLLNYNGAKRSHCPAIAHKQPANRQDTSLRLRQLRSEMTRVASIQGPPLDGYIVTSDDAHQTMNLVYHGREGPLESDSLDPRDMRREFITGFYGSAGEAVITLNKAVFWTDGRYYIQADHQLDCNWILMKRGREDVPSITEWLIHEFHNQALVRIGADPTLVSAIDWEIWEDELANSSIRLVPVRNNLVDLIWQVNRPNYNPHPAYPLPDKYSGRAWQDKIQSIRIEMEVSKANALVLTALDEIAWLFNVRGYDLPHTPVLRAYAIITGESIHLYTPRHKILRSVEEHLKMDFCSHANCVKWHNYTSIWYDLRTMSQAWNSVWLPTRCGYSPGASMEIFNSIPPEKRLPKPSPVLSLRAQKNEIEAEGMRRSHLRDAVAMCDFLAYMEWQYELNSDGWDEMQVARLANEFRYEQEKNKGISFPTIAGYGPHAAIPHYEPNNLTNIKIGRTSTLVVDSGGQYLDGTTDVTRTLHFGTPTEEQKKAYTRVLIGAIQLSSLIFPSNLKSNQLDIVAREPLWNIGYDYLHGTGHGIGHFLSVHESPIGISYAHVTTSDKVCGPIELKPGFFLSNEPGYYKQGDFGIRLENVLETVVAGKVKRLRNILKIQRYNVSSI from the exons gcTTGACAAAGGCGTATCATTTTCAAAACGAAATCGTCGAGCCACTTTTGAATTATAACGGAGCAAAAAGATCCCATTGTCCAGCAATTGCACATAAACAACCAGCTAATAGACAAGATACATCATTAAGATTGAGACAATTAAGATCGGAAATGACTCGGGTCGCTTCCATTCAAGGACCACCTCTTGATGGATATATAGTTACTTCCGATGACGCACATCAg ACAATGAACTTGGTTTATCATGGCCGCGAGGGCCCTTTGGAG AGTGATTCTCTAGATCCTCGTGATATGAGAAGAGAATTCATCACTGGGTTTTACGGAAGTGCTGGAGAAGCTGTCATTACTTTGAACAAGGCTGTGTTTTGGACCGATGgaagatattatattcagGCGGATCATCAACTTGATTGCAATTGGATACTCATGAAACGTGGTAGAGAAGAT GTTCCTTCTATAACTGAATGGTTGATACATGAATTTCACAATCAAGCTCTTGTACGTATTGGCGCCGATCCAACACTCGTATCTGCCATTGATTGGGAAATTTGGGAAGATGAATtag CAAATTCGTCCATAAGATTGGTTCCTGTCCGTAACAACCTGGTGGACTTGATCTGGCAGGTCAATCGACCGAATTACAATCCACATCCGGCGTATCCATTACCGGACAAATATTCCGGAAGAGCATGGCAGGACAAGATTCAgtcgattcgaatcgaaatggAGGTATCTAAGGCCAACGCTTTGGTCCTCACGGCACTCGATGAGATAGCCTGGCTGTTCAATGTTCGCGGATACGATTTGCCACACACTCCTGTTCTCAGAGCGTATGCCATAATTACTGGTGAATCGATACATCTGTACACACCGCGACACAAAATTTTACGATCGGTGGAGGAGCACTTGAAAATGGATTTTTGCTCGCATGCAAATTGCGTGAA ATGGCATAATTACACTTCTATTTGGTACGATTTACGGACAATGTCTCAAGCTTGGAATTCAGTATGGTTGCCAACGAGATGTGGTTACAGTCCAGGTGCTTCTATGGAGATATTCAATTcc ATTCCTCCGGAGAAACGGTTACCAAAACCATCGCCGGTGTTAAGCTTGCGAGCTCAAAAGAATGAAATCGAGGCGGAAGGAATGAGAAGATCCCATTTAAGGGATGCTGTAGCAATGTGCGATTTCCTCGCATACATGGAATGGCAATACGAGTTGAATTCAGATGGTTGGGATGAGATGCAGGTAGCCAGATTGGCGAACGAGTTTCGTTATGAACAGGAGAAGAATAAAGGTATCTCCTTCCCTACCATCGCTGGATACGGACCCCATGCTGCCATTCCCCATTACGAGCCAAACAAtttgacaaatattaaaattggaagaacGTCCACCTTGGTAGTGGATTCAGGAGGACAATATTTag ACGGAACCACCGATGTGACGAGGACGCTTCATTTTGGTACACCAAcagaagaacaaaaaaaagcgTATACAAGAGTGTTAATCGGCGCAATACAATTGTCctctttaatatttccaagCAATTTAAAATCCAATCAATTGGACATCGTAGCAAGAGAACCATTATGGAACATCGGTTACGACTATTTGCACGGAACTGGCCATGGGATCGGTCACTTTCTGTCTGTCCACGAAT CACCTATTGGTATATCATATGCACATGTTACAACATCAGATAAAGTTTGCGGACCTATTGAATTAAAACcaggattttttttatcgaatgaaCCTGGTTATTACAAACAAGGCGATTTTGGTATACGTTTGGAGAATGTGCTTGAAACAGTGGTGGCAGGCAAAGTCA aaaggctcagaaatattcttaaaattcagAGATATAACGTTAGTTCCATATGA